The Acinonyx jubatus isolate Ajub_Pintada_27869175 chromosome A2, VMU_Ajub_asm_v1.0, whole genome shotgun sequence genomic sequence ttatgaTGTAACTGTCACATACTTTCACTGCTATTATGTAACACTGCAAGTATGTGGACATTGCtaagagtttgtgtgtgtgtgtgtgtgtgtgtgtgtgtgtgtgtgtgtgtgtgtgtatgtgtgttgaggGGGCTGGAGATTGTTACATTCGAAAGTCTGTTTTAACGTGCCTATTTGTTTGAAGACTTTAGATGAAAATACTTGCTACTTCACCAAACGAAAGCCAAAATTGTATTTGAAACAcaaattattttcccctttcattcGGGATTCTGTACACACGTGCACAATTGCAGTCAGAATCCTTGGACCGTTCCTGTCAGATATTAGCTAGAGGGAGACTTCTGTGGCTCGCAGAACAAAAACACTACGAGAGTGTTTTTTTGTCCAGGGTGATTTGAACAGCAGTAAACACACGattacatttggaaaaaatttaaatgtaaaagcagttttaacattttctttgatttaaaaaaaatgccagtgattcttgtcttttaaaatgtatttatggagTTTATTCCAAATTAgcctgaccccccaccccccctttttttgtgtgAAGGCTGGGAAAACAGTGCtcttttacatatatttcttcAGTGATCAGAAAGAAATCAGTTTAAAAATTGGCTCTGATTAATCTTTCCTTTAAATTCGTAAATGTCAACAGCCACTTATCTAAATTTGTAGTTACATAATACAGCAAATAAAGTTAAGGCTTATTTCTTTTtcgaaaaaaagaaagaaacacctcACAAATTTGTCAGCTAACGGAGAGgtaatactttttcattttaaaaactggtgtCTCTTTGCATTTTGTACTCAGGGGAATTGGAATTAATGAAATTCTGCATTGCTATATCATGTTTTGCATTTGCTGGAATTCAAAGGTCCTTTTTGTGCattaaaaatagttcaaaatcaaaggaaaatggaGATGGTGGTGGCAATGTAATAAatgcttcttgttttgttttcttttgataatttgCCTGTATAAATTGATCCTCTTGCATGTGTCCATGTAGTTTTTATAATTACGAGTCTGCACAAACTCAAAAATTATAGTTCATGTAAAAAATTGGTCCCCGAATCAGACTTTTTCacgtttttcattttttgtattcttATGATTAAGTCATTAAATATGCTTTAAgtgtataaactttaaaaatgaaaacactttaaatattgtGCTGGCATTTTTTCAGGTAATTTAAGATTAGAGAACCATGTTAACACTACCGTTTGATGAGTCTGTTGTAATGCCAGAATCCCAGATGTGCAGAAAGTTTTCTAGAGAATGTGAGGACCAGAAGCAAATTAAGAAACCAGAAAGCTTTTCCAAACAGATTGTCCTTCGAGGAAAGAGCATCAAAAGGGCCCCTGGAGAAGAAAccgagaaggaagaagaggaggaagacagggaagaggaagatgaaaatGGCTTGCCCAGAAGGAGGggtcttaggaaaaaaaagacgACCAAGCTCCGACTGGAGAGGGTCAAGTTCAGGAGACAGGAAGCTAATGCGCGGGAGAGAAACAGGATGCATGGCCTCAACGACGCTCTGGACAATTTAAGAAAAGTGGTCCCCTGTTACTCCAAAACCCAAAAACTGTCCAAAATAGAAACTTTACGACTGGCCAAAAACTACATCTGGGCACTTTCTGAAATCCTGAGAATCGGCAAGAGACCTGATCTGCTCACGTTCGTCCAAAACTTATGCAAAGGTCTTTCCCAGCCGACTACAAACTTGGTGGCAGGCTGCTTGCAGCTCAACGCCAGGAGTTTCCTGATGGGTCAGGGTGGGGAGGCTGCGCACCACACAAGGTCACCCTACTCTACCTTCTACCCGCCCTACCACAGCCCTGAGCTCACCACTCCCCCAGGGCATGGAACTCTTGATAATTCCAAGTCCATGAAACCCTACAATTATTGCAGTGCGTATGAATCCTTCTATGAAAGCACTTCCCCTGAGTGTGCCAGCCCTCAGTTTGAAGGTCCCTTAAGTCCTCCCCCAATTAACTATAATGGGATATTTTCCCTGAAGCAAGAAGAAACCTTGGACTATGGCAAAAATTACAATTACGGCATGCATTACTGTGCAgtgccacccaggggtccccttGGGCAGGGTGCCATGTTCAGGTTGCCCACCGACAGTCACTTCCCTTACGACTTACATCTGCGCAGCCAATCTCTCACCATGCAAGATGAATTAAATGCAGTTTTTCATAattaatgaggaaaatgaaaataaacagtgGTCATTCACCTCCCCCGTCTAATTAAGACAAAGCAGATGCTTGTGGGCTGAATAATTGGCACAACTCTATCTAAGGTGTTTACTAGTTTCTGAAGTGTGTTTCAACTATTGTGAGAATTTTCTATGtaataataaatctcttttcGTATGagaacttcttttcctttccttttgtctgtGAAGCACTGTGATTCTGTTTCTactggaaggatttttttttcatgttttattttcttttaaattcacttaATTTGTTTGAACAAGGTGTCTAAAAATATACTGTTGAATAAAGACACGCACACAGCATAACTCAATGTCTATTTCAGTTGTAcagtaattataaaaatgcatgttATTAAAATCAGATGAATAAAATGATGTGTTTATAATTACTAgcaattatatattatgtatctctgaaaattgaaaatttaaaatattgagaataaCACTAAGGTGACATTGATATTGGAAGATGCATTTGAGGATGTGCAACAATATAAAAAGCtatgcaattttctttttattaaggaTGAATCTAAATGCATTCAATTGGTAACTATTCCTCTTCAAGTTCTGCAGAGGGGGCAACATGATATTTGGGTGGACGGTGTCATGATTTGGGAACAATTATTTCAATcgtaaagaaaaatttttcagCTCTTGTTTTGTATTGTTCAAAAATTATCTGTACAGGTTTGTTATCACAATGTATAATTGTGTTTTTCCACCCCACGTTTTTAAAGCAATTAAACATAGATATTTACACTCCTAAAGGACATCCATTAGCTGTGATATTTTTGCATGATACTTATTATTTCCTGGTACACagctgctttctgtctctgacactccctcctccccattgcagaaacatttctttatttcaaaaccGTACGAGataaaacaaatttcttaaacAAAATGGCCAAAGCGcttacaagaattttttttttttttttttttttgagtatcttaaatgaaagaagaggagCGCACGAGGGTTAAACATCCTGGGGAAACAATGATAAATCCTGGTAACCTTCAGCTCCAGCCGAAATTCGGTGGCAAATTTCCAGCAAACACCAAGAGTGGATGTTAAAAATGGAAGGTTTTACTCTGCGCGGTTTAAATAAGTCTGGCCGATTAGAGGCTAAATTCTGTGTGATTAAAAGTTTCCTGACAAAAGGCCACCAAAAACCCACTTGAATAGCGCCTGGGGACCTCAGCCTCTTAGGCAGAACTGAGTCCCTCCTAGGATAAAAGCCAAGGTGACAGTGACCTCCCTCCAGATGCCCTCTTGCGCCGGTTTGCCCACCCccccagggggaggagggggacagctGCGAAGGTCTGCGAGGGTGGCAGAAATGTGTCCCGCGGTGGCGGGACTGAGCGGGTCTGGGTGGGCCTTGGCAAGAGGTCCGCGCTCACCGCCGGCCGGCGCTGCCCACTGGTGCGCCCCGCAGATACTGCCTGAGCCGGCGCAGGCCCGACGGCTCCCGGAGGGCGGCGCGTGGGGGGGCTGGAGCAGGCTTCGTGCCCCCGCGGTTGTCACCGGTGCACAGGGTCACAGGCTGCACCGCCCGTGGCCCGCCCACAGTGGGCGCCCTTGGGACCGGGGGCCGCGCCCGGCTAGCGGCTACCGAGCTGACCCTGCCCTCCCGGAAAGGGGCTGCGGGGCATGGGGAGCCGGCCTGCCCAGATACCCTGTCCCGAAGCGGGG encodes the following:
- the NEUROD6 gene encoding neurogenic differentiation factor 6 isoform X1, whose product is MLTLPFDESVVMPESQMCRKFSRECEDQKQIKKPESFSKQIVLRGKSIKRAPGEETEKEEEEEDREEEDENGLPRRRGLRKKKTTKLRLERVKFRRQEANARERNRMHGLNDALDNLRKVVPCYSKTQKLSKIETLRLAKNYIWALSEILRIGKRPDLLTFVQNLCKGLSQPTTNLVAGCLQLNARSFLMGQGGEAAHHTRSPYSTFYPPYHSPELTTPPGHGTLDNSKSMKPYNYCSAYESFYESTSPECASPQFEGPLSPPPINYNGIFSLKQEETLDYGKNYNYGMHYCAVPPRGPLGQGAMFRLPTDSHFPYDLHLRSQSLTMQDELNAVFHN
- the NEUROD6 gene encoding neurogenic differentiation factor 6 isoform X2, whose product is MKLKPKIVLRGKSIKRAPGEETEKEEEEEDREEEDENGLPRRRGLRKKKTTKLRLERVKFRRQEANARERNRMHGLNDALDNLRKVVPCYSKTQKLSKIETLRLAKNYIWALSEILRIGKRPDLLTFVQNLCKGLSQPTTNLVAGCLQLNARSFLMGQGGEAAHHTRSPYSTFYPPYHSPELTTPPGHGTLDNSKSMKPYNYCSAYESFYESTSPECASPQFEGPLSPPPINYNGIFSLKQEETLDYGKNYNYGMHYCAVPPRGPLGQGAMFRLPTDSHFPYDLHLRSQSLTMQDELNAVFHN